Proteins from one Triticum aestivum cultivar Chinese Spring chromosome 7A, IWGSC CS RefSeq v2.1, whole genome shotgun sequence genomic window:
- the LOC123155039 gene encoding uncharacterized protein, producing MATLCWSVDVKGGEAVRSCVLDGRRGAVTSVSLVGPPSGRSVVVEAYVKTASGTLALASLSSEGPRVELPRSVLVMESDFFCSRVRRHGDGGDPSGDEAVAVRFEGRFNDHVLPPPPLCEGLENEDDDDDNSEPEDEYSVDSEDEEDGSSSEEEEDEEESDGEVDGQAASADDDVTLGILQTLHRRKFVPEGQLVGGSAPRFACAGRTLGFMRVAAVESEGGDDSKHILVLYRYTRFRASPDGVERRGRTTEHQLRFIATGDHTARSLAWAGSSLGLLIYPDISSKKLEEITKQLQELWSILASQVSVPPGARRVEVFVDVGILRRADYTPASMGHMYPALESMVADPWPGRFIGMELPLPVPVRCGTEGELAGDDDRGRNADERPAKRRRVDVAGEDCPVCLQLLEGDDLAAWPGCRGKPHVFHGACLEGVLQNRDICPMCRHKLDIKHKLE from the coding sequence ATGGCCACCCTTTGCTGGTCCGTGGACGTCAAGGGCGGCGAAGCCGTGAGGTCTTGCGTGCTGGACGGCCGCCGCGGCGCCGTCACCAGCGTCTCCCTCGTCGGCCCGCCCAGCGGCCGGAGCGTCGTCGTGGAAGCCTACGTCAAGACCGCCAGCGGGACCCTCGCGCTCGCATCGCTGTCATCCGAGGGGCCCCGCGTGGAGCTGCCGAGGTCGGTGCTGGTGATGGAAAGCGATTTCTTCTGCTCTCGCGTGAGGCGGCATGGAGATGGAGGCGATCCCTCCGGTGACGAGGCGGTCGCCGTTCGCTTCGAGGGTCGCTTTAACGATCAcgttcttcctccgccgccgctgtGCGAGGGGTTGGAGaacgaagatgacgatgacgacaaCAGCGAGCCCGAGGATGAATACTCGGTCGATTCGGAAGACGAGGAAGATGGCAGcagcagcgaggaggaggaggatgaggaggagagcgacggTGAGGTCGACGGACAAGCGGCCAGCGCCGACGATGACGTGACGCTAGGCATTCTACAGACGCTGCACCGTAGGAAGTTCGTCCCCGAGGGGCAACTCGTTGGAGGTTCGGCGCCGCGGTTCGCCTGCGCCGGGAGGACGCTCGGCTTCATGCGAGTCGCCGCCGTGGAGAGCGAAGGAGGAGACGACAGCAAGCACATCTTGGTGCTCTACCGCTACACCCGCTTCAGGGCATCACCGGACGGCGTGGAACGGCGAGGGAGGACGACGGAGCACCAGCTCCGGTTCATCGCCACCGGCGACCACACGGCGAGGTCGCTGGCGTGGGCCGGATCGTCTCTGGGCCTGCTCATATACCCCGATATCTCGAGCAAGAAACTCGAGGAGATCACCAAGCAGCTCCAGGAGCTATGGTCCATCTTGGCGTCGCAGGTGAGCGTCCCGCCGGGAGCAAGGCGCGTCGAGGTGTTCGTGGACGTCGGCATCCTCCGGCGGGCGGACTACACGCCGGCGAGCATGGGGCACATGTACCCCGCGCTGGAAAGCATGGTGGCGGACCCGTGGCCCGGGCGCTTCATCGGCATGGAGTTGCCCTTGCCGGTGCCGGTACGGTGCGGCACGGAAGGCGAATTAGCCGGCGATGACGATAGAGGCAGAAACGCAGACGAGCGGCCGGCAAAGCGGAGGAGGGTAGACGTCGCTGGGGAGGATTGCCCTGTCTGCTTGCAGCTGCTGGAGGGCGACGACCTCGCCGCGTGGCCCGGGTGCCGCGGCAAGCCGCACGTCTTCCATGGCGCGTGCCTGGAGGGCGTCCTCCAGAACAGGGACATCTGCCCTATGTGTAGACACAAGCTGGACATCAAACACAAGCTAGAGTGA